In a genomic window of Octadecabacter temperatus:
- the phoU gene encoding phosphate signaling complex protein PhoU, whose product MNEHISSAYDRDLEQIQTLIMKMGGMVEHAILESAKALEVRDIERAEVVRKDDKAIDALEEQINEAAARTIALRAPVSKDLRTLLSVLKLSASLERVGDYAKNIAKRTPILADLKPISGADSALRRMSKEVQSMLGDALDAYVRNDVELAESVRQRDLDVDQMYNALFREFLTFMMEDPRNISACMHMHFIAKNVERMGDLVTNMAEQVIYMVKGEMPEDERPKMSSTIAAEEI is encoded by the coding sequence ATGAACGAACATATTTCATCTGCGTACGACCGCGATCTTGAGCAAATTCAAACGCTTATCATGAAGATGGGTGGCATGGTTGAACATGCCATCCTTGAGAGCGCAAAGGCGCTTGAGGTGCGTGATATTGAGCGTGCCGAAGTGGTGCGAAAGGATGACAAGGCAATTGATGCCCTTGAAGAACAGATCAACGAAGCTGCGGCACGCACGATTGCGTTGCGCGCGCCCGTTTCCAAAGATTTGCGCACATTGCTGTCCGTTTTGAAGCTGTCCGCGTCGCTGGAACGAGTCGGGGACTACGCCAAGAACATCGCCAAACGTACACCGATCCTTGCCGATCTAAAGCCGATCAGCGGTGCTGACTCAGCGCTGCGCCGCATGTCCAAAGAAGTGCAATCCATGCTGGGTGACGCGCTGGATGCTTACGTTCGCAACGATGTTGAACTGGCCGAAAGCGTGCGCCAACGCGATCTGGACGTGGATCAGATGTACAACGCGCTGTTCCGCGAATTCCTGACGTTCATGATGGAAGACCCGCGCAACATTTCCGCCTGTATGCATATGCATTTCATCGCCAAGAACGTTGAACGCATGGGTGATCTGGTCACTAATATGGCTGAGCAGGTGATCTACATGGTCAAAGGCGAAATGCCCGAAGACGAACGTCCAAAAATGAGCAGCACAATCGCGGCAGAAGAGATCTAA
- the phoB gene encoding phosphate regulon transcriptional regulator PhoB, with protein MSQPHVLIVEDEPAQREVLSYNLSAEGYRVSTAADGEQGLLAVEEDAPDMIVLDWMLPHISGIEICRQLKSRSDTRNIPIIMLSARSEEVDKVRGLETGADDYVVKPYTVAELMARVRTQLRRVRPSTVGQVLEFEDITLDSETHRVMRSEAELKLGPTEFRLLATFMENPGRVWSRDLLLDRVWGRDIYVDTRTVDVHIGRLRKILTSNGGADPVRTVRGAGYALG; from the coding sequence ATGTCGCAGCCTCATGTCCTCATTGTCGAAGACGAACCTGCACAGCGCGAAGTTCTTAGCTATAACCTAAGTGCTGAGGGTTACCGCGTCAGCACTGCGGCCGATGGTGAGCAAGGGCTTTTGGCGGTTGAAGAAGACGCGCCTGATATGATCGTGTTGGATTGGATGCTGCCCCATATATCGGGCATCGAAATCTGCCGGCAGCTCAAGTCTCGAAGTGATACGCGCAACATTCCGATCATCATGCTGTCTGCACGATCCGAAGAAGTCGACAAGGTACGCGGCCTTGAAACTGGCGCAGATGATTATGTGGTCAAACCTTACACTGTCGCCGAGCTCATGGCACGCGTGCGCACCCAGTTACGCCGCGTTCGCCCCAGCACTGTAGGTCAGGTTCTAGAGTTTGAGGACATCACGCTAGACAGTGAAACCCACCGCGTTATGCGGAGCGAGGCTGAACTCAAACTCGGCCCGACTGAATTTCGTCTACTGGCGACATTTATGGAAAACCCAGGCCGTGTCTGGAGCCGCGACTTGCTGTTGGATCGTGTTTGGGGGCGTGACATCTACGTTGATACGCGCACTGTTGATGTTCACATCGGACGACTTCGCAAAATCCTAACGAGCAATGGTGGAGCGGACCCTGTACGCACCGTGCGCGGCGCAGGCTATGCGCTAGGCTAA
- a CDS encoding ABC transporter permease → MRRFSWFNATSLTFGFAFLYLPMLMLIIYSFNESRLVTVWAGFSTKWYGELMQNEAFLDAAWVTIKVAFWSSSLATILGTMAAYIMVRAGRFRGRGLFSGMIYAPLVMPEVITGLSLLLFFIAVDVNRGILTIVLAHTTFAMCYVSVVVTSRLVSFDNALEEAALDLGCTPFDAFRSVTLPIIFPAVISGWLLAFTLSLDDLVIATFTSGPSSTTLPIKIFSAVRLGVTPEINALSTIMILLVTVGVISASLVSRSMAIKAKADERKAEQ, encoded by the coding sequence ATGAGACGGTTTTCTTGGTTCAACGCCACATCCCTGACATTCGGGTTTGCGTTCCTTTACCTGCCGATGCTGATGTTGATCATCTACAGCTTTAACGAGTCTCGTTTGGTCACGGTTTGGGCCGGCTTTTCCACCAAATGGTACGGAGAGCTGATGCAAAACGAGGCATTTCTTGATGCCGCGTGGGTTACGATCAAAGTGGCGTTCTGGTCGTCTTCCTTGGCCACAATCCTTGGCACTATGGCGGCCTACATCATGGTTCGCGCAGGGCGTTTTCGCGGGCGCGGATTGTTCAGCGGCATGATCTACGCCCCGCTCGTGATGCCCGAAGTCATCACTGGTCTATCTTTGCTGTTGTTTTTCATCGCTGTTGACGTGAACCGCGGAATCTTGACGATCGTGCTGGCCCACACGACGTTTGCAATGTGCTATGTCTCGGTCGTTGTCACATCGCGTCTGGTGAGCTTTGACAATGCCTTAGAGGAAGCAGCGCTCGATCTTGGGTGTACGCCGTTCGATGCGTTCCGCTCTGTTACGCTGCCGATCATCTTCCCTGCGGTGATTTCAGGCTGGCTGCTGGCGTTTACGCTGTCGTTGGATGATCTGGTGATTGCAACATTCACCTCTGGCCCGTCATCAACCACATTACCGATCAAGATTTTCAGCGCCGTGCGCCTTGGCGTGACGCCAGAGATAAACGCGCTATCGACGATTATGATCTTGCTGGTAACGGTTGGAGTGATATCCGCCTCGCTTGTGTCGCGCAGTATGGCGATCAAGGCGAAAGCGGATGAACGGAAAGCTGAACAGTAA
- a CDS encoding ABC transporter permease subunit → MKFRRLLLISIPYTWLLIFFLVPFGIVLKISVSDPAVAIPPYTPTLKDGFWQMLSGLDLENYAFIGAGAVFALFVGIVLSIAMFQIVYPWVLRALIPEDKHGIFYSAVAALATLAVALVNVALIAALLSFLFPVLKAFVDIPDFLYFAAYLSSLKIAIISTFLTLLIGYPIAYAMARAAEHWRPTLLMLVILPFWTSFLIRVYAWIGILSTEGYLNQFLLGVGIIGEPLAILNTPVAVYIGIVYTYLPFMVLPIYAALEKMDDSLVEAAEDLGCSALSAFWLVTAPLSKPGVIAGCFLVFIPTLGEFVIPSLLGGSNTVMIGKVLWEEFFNNRDWPVASAVAVILLLILIIPIVLFQRNQEEAEQ, encoded by the coding sequence ATGAAGTTTCGCCGCCTCCTTTTGATCTCAATCCCGTACACGTGGTTGCTGATTTTCTTCCTTGTGCCGTTTGGCATCGTGTTAAAAATCTCCGTTTCAGACCCTGCCGTGGCGATCCCACCCTATACACCGACTTTGAAGGACGGCTTCTGGCAAATGCTGTCAGGATTGGACCTCGAGAACTATGCATTCATCGGCGCAGGAGCCGTCTTCGCGCTGTTCGTTGGAATCGTGCTTTCCATCGCCATGTTCCAAATTGTCTATCCTTGGGTGCTTCGCGCCCTAATCCCAGAGGACAAACATGGCATATTTTATAGTGCTGTGGCCGCTTTGGCGACTTTGGCTGTGGCTCTGGTCAATGTCGCATTGATCGCCGCGCTTCTCAGTTTTCTGTTCCCTGTCCTCAAAGCTTTCGTTGATATCCCCGATTTTCTATACTTCGCGGCCTATCTTTCGTCCCTGAAAATTGCGATCATTTCGACGTTCCTGACGCTTCTTATTGGCTACCCGATTGCATACGCTATGGCGCGCGCAGCCGAGCATTGGCGACCCACGTTATTGATGCTGGTGATCCTACCGTTCTGGACCAGTTTTCTAATTCGCGTCTATGCATGGATCGGCATTCTCAGCACCGAAGGATACCTCAACCAATTCCTGCTTGGGGTGGGTATCATCGGCGAGCCCTTGGCGATTTTGAACACGCCCGTCGCCGTCTACATCGGCATCGTTTACACCTACTTGCCCTTCATGGTGCTGCCAATTTATGCGGCCCTTGAAAAGATGGACGACAGTCTTGTGGAAGCAGCAGAGGACCTCGGGTGTTCGGCGTTATCCGCCTTTTGGCTGGTCACGGCCCCCCTGTCCAAACCTGGTGTCATCGCGGGCTGCTTCCTTGTGTTCATCCCAACACTCGGTGAATTCGTGATCCCGTCCCTGCTGGGCGGGTCAAACACGGTAATGATCGGTAAGGTCCTGTGGGAAGAGTTTTTTAACAACCGCGACTGGCCTGTGGCCTCGGCCGTTGCTGTGATCTTACTGTTGATCCTGATCATTCCCATCGTGTTGTTCCAGCGCAACCAAGAGGAGGCGGAACAATGA
- a CDS encoding ABC transporter ATP-binding protein has translation MAQPDPKPVFAPWEDASEKPLIQFKNVTKRFGDFTAIDNLSLDIYPQEFFALLGPSGCGKTTLMRMLGGFETPTEGTILLDGVDIGPVPPNERPVNMMFQSYALFPHLSVWDNIAFGLKRSNMPKDQIGDRVEKMLKLTQLSKFAKRKPHQISGGQRQRVALARALAKAPKLLLLDEPLGALDKKLRNETQFELMDIQETTGTTFVIVTHDQEEAMTVASRVAVMTEGKLAQVSTPDQIYEAPNSTYVADFIGDVNIIEGTSAVAQGGMDVHWGDQQPAIHITTQTPLPAGSNCHFAIRPEKVSISATKPKAANVVKGTILDIAYLGNISTYHVEIAAGVIFKAQTTNSQRLSRRSFTWEDEVYLSWTDTAGVVLTE, from the coding sequence ATGGCGCAACCTGATCCAAAACCAGTCTTCGCTCCTTGGGAAGATGCGAGTGAGAAGCCTCTCATCCAATTCAAGAATGTCACCAAACGGTTTGGCGATTTCACAGCTATCGACAACCTCTCACTTGATATCTACCCACAAGAATTCTTTGCGCTGCTCGGCCCTTCGGGATGCGGAAAAACCACGTTGATGCGCATGCTCGGCGGATTTGAAACACCTACTGAAGGTACGATACTGCTCGACGGTGTCGACATCGGCCCCGTTCCCCCGAACGAGCGCCCTGTGAACATGATGTTTCAATCATACGCGCTGTTTCCGCACCTATCCGTGTGGGACAACATCGCGTTTGGGCTAAAGCGGTCAAACATGCCCAAAGACCAGATTGGCGACCGCGTTGAAAAGATGCTGAAGCTGACACAGCTGAGCAAATTCGCCAAACGCAAACCGCACCAGATATCCGGTGGTCAACGCCAACGCGTGGCTCTTGCCCGTGCGCTCGCTAAAGCGCCAAAACTATTGCTGTTGGATGAACCCCTCGGCGCGCTGGACAAAAAGCTACGAAACGAAACCCAGTTTGAGTTGATGGACATTCAAGAAACCACTGGCACCACTTTTGTGATCGTCACACACGACCAAGAAGAAGCCATGACTGTTGCATCACGGGTCGCTGTGATGACCGAAGGCAAACTGGCGCAGGTCTCGACGCCGGATCAGATTTACGAAGCTCCCAATTCCACCTATGTCGCGGATTTCATCGGGGACGTGAACATTATCGAAGGCACATCGGCGGTCGCGCAAGGTGGCATGGATGTGCATTGGGGCGATCAACAGCCCGCCATTCACATCACCACGCAAACGCCCCTGCCCGCTGGGTCAAACTGTCACTTTGCGATCCGCCCCGAAAAGGTGTCGATCTCGGCAACCAAGCCGAAGGCTGCGAATGTGGTTAAAGGCACAATCCTCGACATTGCGTACCTCGGCAATATTTCGACCTATCACGTTGAGATCGCCGCCGGGGTGATCTTCAAGGCCCAGACCACCAATTCGCAGCGCCTGTCTCGGCGCTCGTTCACGTGGGAGGATGAGGTCTACCTCAGCTGGACAGACACCGCTGGTGTCGTGCTTACAGAATGA
- a CDS encoding polyamine ABC transporter substrate-binding protein: MKNVNLLSGIAALALVAGTATAEEVRVYNWSDYIDEDLLTQFEEETGIDLIYDVFDSNEVLETKMLSGGSGYDVVVPSATFLQRQISAGAFQPLDVAALSNHGNLWGAIQDRTAQYDPDGAYSVNYMWGTTGIGFNIGKVTEILGEDAPFDSWDLVFDPANMEKLAECGVYFLDAPSEMIPAALNYIGEDPDSHDPEVIAKAEDVFAAVRPYIQKFHSSEYITALANGDICVAVGWSGDVFLAQLRAVEAENGQEIDYAIPNEGAQMWFDQMAIPADAPNPEGAHAFINFILDAENAAAATNYVWYASGNEAAQEFIDPEILDYPAVYPDAATLENLYTTRPYDARVQRVVTRLWTTVKSGQ; this comes from the coding sequence ATGAAAAACGTAAATCTACTTTCCGGCATCGCCGCCCTTGCGCTCGTTGCGGGCACGGCTACGGCTGAAGAAGTTCGGGTCTATAACTGGTCCGATTATATCGACGAAGACTTGCTGACACAGTTCGAAGAAGAAACCGGCATCGATCTGATCTATGACGTTTTCGATTCCAACGAAGTTCTTGAAACAAAGATGCTTTCTGGTGGCTCGGGCTATGACGTTGTCGTGCCGTCCGCAACTTTCCTGCAGCGTCAGATCTCAGCGGGTGCCTTCCAGCCACTTGATGTTGCCGCGCTGTCTAACCACGGCAATCTTTGGGGCGCAATTCAGGACCGCACCGCGCAGTACGACCCAGATGGCGCCTATTCCGTGAACTACATGTGGGGCACCACTGGGATCGGCTTTAACATCGGCAAAGTAACCGAAATCTTGGGCGAAGATGCCCCGTTTGACAGCTGGGACCTCGTGTTTGACCCGGCAAACATGGAAAAACTGGCCGAATGTGGTGTGTATTTCCTCGATGCTCCGTCCGAGATGATTCCGGCGGCGCTGAACTACATCGGCGAAGACCCCGACAGCCACGATCCAGAGGTAATCGCTAAGGCCGAAGACGTGTTCGCAGCGGTTCGTCCCTACATTCAAAAGTTCCACAGCTCGGAATACATCACGGCGCTGGCTAACGGTGACATTTGTGTAGCTGTCGGCTGGTCAGGCGACGTCTTCCTTGCGCAACTTCGCGCTGTTGAGGCCGAAAACGGCCAAGAGATCGACTATGCAATCCCGAACGAGGGCGCGCAAATGTGGTTTGACCAAATGGCTATTCCAGCCGATGCGCCGAACCCTGAGGGCGCACATGCATTCATCAACTTCATCCTTGATGCAGAGAACGCGGCGGCTGCGACCAACTATGTTTGGTATGCAAGCGGCAATGAAGCTGCACAGGAGTTCATTGATCCAGAGATCCTCGACTATCCAGCGGTCTACCCAGACGCTGCAACGCTTGAGAACCTCTACACAACACGGCCCTATGATGCGCGTGTTCAGCGTGTCGTGACACGTCTTTGGACCACTGTTAAGTCCGGTCAATAA
- a CDS encoding aspartate aminotransferase family protein produces the protein MNVISNHMPTADLQALDAAHHMHPFTAGAELAQTGARIIKSANGVTLTDSEGVQILDAMAGLWCVNIGYGRHELADAAARQMKELPYYNTFFQTSHVPVIALSAKLAELAPNDLNHVFYAGSGSEANDTNIRLVRHYWAIKGQPNKNIIISRKNAYHGSTLGGGSLGGMSGMQNQGVPVIPGIHHIDQPDWWSEGGDKTPEDFGLERARQLEAAIHELGADRVAAFIAEPVQGAGGVIVPPSTYWPEIQRICDEHGILLIADEVICGFGRTGHWFGTDYYGIRPHIMAIAKGLSSGYAPIGGSLVCDEVADTIANAGDFNHGYTYSGHPVACAVALENLSIMQEEKIVENVAQDTGPYLKAKWESLTAHPLVGEAKIVGMMGSIALTPHKESRAKFAADAGTVGLACRTRCFANGLIMRHVGDRMVISPPLVITKAEIDTLIERAIKSLDETLDLIKADGLYQVG, from the coding sequence ATGAACGTGATTTCAAACCACATGCCGACGGCGGATTTGCAGGCGCTGGATGCGGCACACCACATGCATCCGTTTACGGCCGGTGCTGAACTGGCCCAAACCGGTGCGCGCATTATTAAAAGCGCAAATGGCGTAACACTGACCGACAGCGAAGGTGTGCAAATTCTGGACGCAATGGCAGGGCTTTGGTGCGTTAATATTGGTTACGGACGCCATGAGTTGGCGGATGCCGCCGCGCGCCAAATGAAGGAACTGCCGTATTACAACACGTTCTTCCAGACGAGCCACGTGCCCGTGATTGCGCTGTCTGCTAAGCTGGCGGAACTCGCGCCGAACGATTTGAACCACGTGTTTTATGCAGGATCTGGGTCTGAGGCCAATGATACAAACATCCGCCTTGTGCGCCATTATTGGGCGATCAAAGGCCAACCCAACAAGAACATCATCATCAGCCGTAAGAACGCCTACCACGGGTCCACCTTAGGTGGTGGTTCGCTAGGCGGTATGTCGGGCATGCAAAACCAAGGTGTGCCGGTCATTCCGGGCATTCACCACATCGACCAACCTGATTGGTGGTCCGAAGGGGGTGACAAGACGCCAGAAGACTTCGGTCTGGAACGCGCCCGCCAGCTTGAGGCCGCGATCCATGAGCTTGGCGCGGACCGCGTCGCGGCCTTCATCGCGGAACCAGTCCAAGGGGCAGGGGGCGTGATTGTTCCTCCCTCAACCTATTGGCCAGAAATTCAGCGCATCTGTGATGAGCACGGCATCCTGTTGATCGCGGATGAGGTCATTTGCGGTTTTGGACGCACAGGCCATTGGTTTGGCACCGACTACTACGGCATCCGCCCACATATCATGGCCATAGCCAAGGGGTTGTCGTCTGGTTACGCGCCGATTGGTGGGTCCTTGGTCTGTGATGAAGTGGCGGACACCATCGCAAATGCAGGGGACTTCAACCACGGATACACCTACTCTGGGCATCCAGTTGCCTGTGCGGTTGCCTTGGAAAACCTAAGCATCATGCAGGAAGAGAAGATTGTCGAAAACGTAGCGCAAGACACGGGCCCTTATCTGAAAGCGAAATGGGAATCCCTGACTGCGCACCCACTTGTGGGCGAGGCGAAGATCGTCGGGATGATGGGGTCTATCGCGCTGACGCCGCATAAAGAAAGCCGTGCCAAGTTTGCTGCCGATGCTGGCACTGTTGGACTGGCCTGTCGCACGCGTTGCTTTGCCAACGGCCTAATTATGCGTCACGTCGGGGACCGCATGGTGATTTCGCCGCCGCTGGTTATCACCAAAGCCGAAATTGATACGCTTATTGAACGCGCGATCAAATCGCTGGATGAGACGTTGGACCTGATCAAAGCTGACGGGTTGTATCAAGTCGGCTAG
- a CDS encoding hydrogen peroxide-inducible genes activator: MMNLTLKQLRYFEALIQHKHFGHAADASGISQPALSMQIKELEESLGVPLFERAARQVRLTRFGEDLAPRVRDILRSVGEVEDMARLAQHTMSGRLRIGVIPTIAPYLLPAFIGHLKQEHPTLDVHIRETLTPRLIAELSEGKIDTAIVALPVSEPAFEEVTIFEEDFVLVRAESDASRPVPSAADLQLMQLLLLEEGHCFRDQALSFCNIRSSLPREGLDGSSLTTLVQLVAAGLGITLIPQMAVSVETRSAAVSVARFPAPQPKRKIGMIWRKTSPLSEQFQQIAKIVEVAASGLR; this comes from the coding sequence ATGATGAACTTAACATTAAAACAGCTTCGTTATTTTGAAGCATTGATCCAACACAAACACTTCGGACATGCGGCGGATGCCAGTGGAATTTCACAACCTGCCTTGTCCATGCAAATCAAGGAGTTGGAAGAAAGCCTTGGTGTGCCCCTGTTCGAACGCGCTGCCCGTCAAGTCCGCCTAACGCGCTTTGGCGAAGACCTCGCCCCACGGGTGCGCGATATTTTGCGCAGCGTTGGCGAGGTTGAGGACATGGCACGCCTTGCACAGCATACGATGTCGGGACGCTTGCGCATCGGTGTGATCCCCACGATTGCGCCCTACCTATTGCCTGCGTTCATTGGTCATTTGAAACAAGAACACCCGACACTTGATGTTCACATCCGTGAAACCCTGACACCACGCCTGATCGCGGAACTTTCTGAGGGAAAGATCGACACCGCCATCGTAGCCCTGCCTGTATCTGAGCCTGCGTTTGAAGAAGTCACGATATTTGAAGAAGATTTTGTATTGGTGCGCGCCGAAAGCGATGCATCGCGCCCTGTACCAAGTGCGGCGGACCTTCAACTTATGCAACTTCTGCTTCTTGAGGAAGGCCACTGCTTTCGCGACCAAGCGCTGTCGTTCTGCAATATCCGCTCTTCCCTGCCACGCGAAGGGTTGGATGGATCATCCCTTACAACACTGGTGCAATTGGTGGCCGCAGGGCTGGGTATCACGTTGATCCCGCAAATGGCGGTGTCTGTTGAAACACGTTCGGCCGCCGTTTCTGTGGCGCGGTTTCCCGCGCCACAGCCCAAACGTAAAATCGGGATGATTTGGCGAAAGACTTCGCCATTGTCCGAGCAGTTTCAACAGATTGCCAAGATCGTAGAAGTCGCTGCCAGCGGCTTGCGCTAG
- the katG gene encoding catalase/peroxidase HPI: MDGSPKDTGGKCPFDHGTSQETGSVANAGWWPNALNLKPLHQNDVQSNPMGGAFDYAEAFKTLDLDAVIADLTALMTDSQDWWPADYGHYGPFMIRMAWHSAGTYRVGDGRGGAGSGSQRFAPLNSWPDNGNLDKARRLLWPVKAKYGAALSWADLMILAGNVALESMGFETHGFAGGRADIWEPEEDIYWGPETEWLGDDSERYKQDNRELIGQLGAVQMGLIYVNPEGPMGNPDPLLSANDIRETFSKMAMNDEETVALVAGGHTFGKTHGAADPEKYVGAEPEAATLTEMGLGWSTSFGTGNGVDTVTSGLEGAWTPTPTTWDMSFFGVLFGYEWELTKSPAGAQQWQPKDLKDSDQAPTADGKGKTHIMMTTADMALRMDPAYEKISRRYMENPEEFAKAFAKAWYKLTHRDMGPYELGLGKYVPATAESWQDPVPAVDHALISGADVDGLKEAIAASGLTSAEMVTTAWASAASFRGSDKRGGANGARVRLNPAKDWEVNDPKALASVLAKLDEVRAAFGKPVSLADTIVLAGSVGVEMAAKAAGKTITVPFNAGRTDASQDDTDVESYAWLEPKADGFRNYIKDGATRSSAEHLVDRAQLLTLTAPEMTVLVGGLRVIGANTGGSKHGVLTDNVGTLDQSFFTNLLDMGTVWTENGDIMEGRARNGGDVKWTATTVDLVFGSNSILRSLAEVYASADAGDKFVNDFVAAWVKVMELDRFDLH, from the coding sequence ATGGACGGTTCACCCAAAGACACAGGCGGCAAATGCCCATTCGATCACGGTACGTCGCAAGAGACAGGTTCTGTCGCCAACGCTGGTTGGTGGCCAAATGCCCTGAACTTGAAACCGCTCCACCAGAATGACGTCCAAAGCAATCCAATGGGCGGCGCGTTTGATTACGCTGAGGCGTTCAAGACGCTTGATCTGGATGCAGTTATTGCGGACCTCACAGCGCTGATGACAGACAGCCAAGACTGGTGGCCCGCGGATTACGGCCACTATGGCCCATTCATGATCCGTATGGCGTGGCACTCTGCTGGTACGTACCGCGTGGGCGATGGTCGCGGTGGTGCGGGTTCCGGCTCACAACGTTTTGCGCCGCTGAACTCCTGGCCTGATAACGGCAACCTCGACAAAGCGCGTCGCCTTTTGTGGCCCGTCAAAGCAAAGTACGGTGCGGCACTTAGCTGGGCTGACTTGATGATCCTTGCAGGCAACGTTGCGCTGGAAAGCATGGGCTTTGAAACCCACGGCTTTGCTGGTGGCCGTGCCGATATTTGGGAGCCTGAAGAAGATATTTACTGGGGTCCTGAAACCGAATGGCTGGGCGACGATTCCGAGCGTTACAAGCAAGACAACCGTGAACTGATCGGTCAGCTGGGTGCTGTGCAGATGGGCCTCATTTACGTGAATCCAGAAGGCCCGATGGGCAACCCTGATCCATTGCTGTCCGCCAACGACATCCGCGAAACATTCAGCAAAATGGCGATGAACGACGAAGAAACCGTAGCGCTGGTCGCCGGTGGACACACGTTCGGTAAAACCCACGGTGCTGCAGACCCCGAAAAGTATGTCGGTGCAGAACCTGAAGCAGCGACCCTGACGGAAATGGGTCTTGGCTGGTCAACATCCTTCGGAACCGGCAACGGGGTCGACACGGTTACGTCCGGTCTTGAAGGGGCATGGACGCCAACGCCAACCACATGGGACATGTCATTCTTTGGTGTTCTGTTCGGGTACGAATGGGAACTGACGAAGTCTCCGGCTGGTGCCCAGCAATGGCAGCCAAAAGACCTGAAAGACAGCGACCAAGCGCCAACAGCTGACGGCAAAGGCAAGACGCACATCATGATGACAACGGCCGATATGGCGTTGCGCATGGATCCTGCCTACGAAAAGATCTCCCGTCGCTACATGGAAAACCCTGAAGAGTTCGCCAAGGCCTTCGCCAAGGCGTGGTACAAGCTGACACACCGCGACATGGGTCCTTATGAACTCGGTCTTGGCAAATACGTTCCAGCAACGGCTGAAAGCTGGCAGGACCCTGTGCCTGCGGTTGATCATGCGCTGATTTCTGGCGCTGATGTTGATGGGTTGAAAGAAGCGATTGCGGCGTCTGGGCTGACCTCTGCTGAAATGGTGACCACGGCTTGGGCATCTGCAGCGTCTTTCCGCGGCTCTGACAAACGTGGCGGTGCTAACGGTGCGCGCGTACGTTTGAACCCTGCCAAAGACTGGGAAGTAAACGACCCGAAAGCGTTGGCTTCTGTCCTTGCGAAACTGGACGAGGTGCGCGCAGCGTTCGGCAAGCCGGTGTCCTTGGCTGATACGATTGTTCTTGCAGGTTCTGTGGGTGTTGAGATGGCGGCGAAGGCTGCTGGGAAAACCATCACCGTTCCGTTCAACGCAGGCCGTACAGATGCCAGCCAAGACGATACAGACGTGGAAAGCTATGCATGGCTAGAACCAAAGGCAGACGGTTTCCGCAACTATATCAAAGACGGTGCAACACGTTCTTCTGCAGAACATTTGGTTGATCGTGCGCAATTGCTCACACTCACAGCGCCTGAGATGACCGTTCTGGTTGGTGGTCTTCGTGTGATCGGTGCCAACACAGGTGGATCAAAGCACGGTGTTCTAACGGACAACGTTGGTACGCTGGATCAGTCATTCTTTACCAACCTGCTCGATATGGGCACTGTCTGGACTGAAAACGGCGACATCATGGAAGGCCGCGCACGTAACGGTGGTGATGTGAAGTGGACCGCAACGACTGTTGACCTTGTGTTTGGGTCCAACTCAATCCTGCGTTCATTGGCTGAAGTTTATGCAAGCGCGGATGCGGGCGACAAGTTCGTCAACGACTTCGTGGCAGCATGGGTCAAGGTGATGGAGCTTGATCGCTTCGATCTACACTAA